The genomic stretch CCCCGGCCTGATTCCGACCTCCTATCGCCGTCTGGCGCAGGACGTGCGACGCGGCGACCCGATCCTCCTGGACGACGGACGCCTCGAGCTGTCGGTCCTGCGCATCCGCGGCGACGACGTGGTGTGTCGGGTGGTCACCGGCGGGCTCCTCCTCGAGCACAAGGGGATGAACCTGCCGCGGACGTCCCTGAGCGACGCCTCGCTGACCGCCAAGGACCGGGCCGACCTGGCGTTCGCCCTGCGCCAGGGCGTGGATTACGTGGCGCTGTCGTTCGTGCGCTCGGCGGAGGACGTGCGGCGCGTGCGCCGCCTCGTGGCGCGGCAGGGCCGGGACGTGGCCCTGATCGCCAAGCTCGAGGTGCGCCAGGCCGTGGATCGCCTCGGTGAGATCCTGGAGGCGGCGGACGGGGTCATGGTGGCGCGCGGCGATCTCGGCGTCGAGGTGCCGCTGGAGCGCGTCCCGATCCTGCAGAAGACCATCCTCAGGGAAGCGAACCGCGCGGGCGTGATTGCCATCACCGCCACGCAGATGCTCGAGTCGATGGTCGCACAGCCGCGCCCGACTCGCGCCGAGGCCTCCGACGTGGCCAATGCCATCTTCGACGGCACCGACGCCGTGATGCTCTCGGCCGAGACCGCGAGCGGCCGGTTCCCGGCCCGAGCCGTCGCGGTCATGGACCGGATCATCCGGGAGGCCGAGAAGGCGGAGCTGCGCCCCGAGACCCGCATGGAGGCGTCGCCCGGCGCCAACCGGGAAGTCCAGGCCGTCGCCCATGCCGCCAGCGACGCCGCCCGGCAGTGGCAGGCGCGGGCGATCGTGGTGTACACCCAGACCGGCTCGACCGCCCGGATCCTCTCGAAGCTCAAGCCGCCCTGTCCGATTCTCGCCTTCGCCCCCTCGGAGGGTGTGCGCCGGCGCATGGCGCTCTACTGGGGGGTCCTGCCGATCCACCTGGCCTTCTCCAGGAACACCGACCTGATGCTGCGGCAGGGTGAGCGCGCCCTTCTCGCGGCAGGCCTGCTCACGCGAGGACAGCGGGTCGTGGTGGTCTCGGGCACCTCGCCCAGGGCGGGCGCCACCAACATCATGAAGCTGCACAGGATGGGCCAGCGGCTGTAGGGGCGCCGCGGCGCGCCGGCCCGGCCCCGTGCTCGGCCGGGCTCCTAGCGGGAACGCGGGGTGCGCGCGCGCGGATACGAGCCCAGGACGCGCACGAAGTCGCAGACCTCCTCCAGATGCCTCAGGGCGTTCCGGCAGCGCGCCTCGCGGGGCGATCCCTCGAAGTCGACGTGAAACACGTATTCCCACGGGCGGCCGGCCATCGGGCGGGACTCGATCTTCAGCAGATTGATGTCGCGCAGGGCGAACACCCCCATGCACCGGAACAGGGCACCCGGAACGTGAGGGGCCGCGAACAGCAGGGAGGTCTTGTCGGGCCTTCGGATCGGCCGCCCGTCGCGCGACAACAGGTAGAAGCGCGTGAAATTGGCCCGGTGATCCTCCAGCCCCCTCTTCAAGATCCGCGCGCCGTACAGGCGCGCGGCGAGCTCCGAGGCGATGGCGGCTGCGTCGCGCGCTCCCTGCTCCCGCAGCAGGCGCACGCTCCCCGCGGTGTCGTAGGTGGCGGTGCGCGTCAGCCGGGGATGCCGCCGGAAGAACGCCTCGCACTGCGCCAGGGCCACCGGATGGGAATACACGCGCCGGACCGCCCGCAACGGCACCCCCGGCAGGGCGATCAGGCTGTGCGACACGCGGATGATCGCCTCCCCGACGACCTGCAGCGGGGAATCGAGGAGGAGGTCGTAGACGCGGTTCACGGAGCCCGCGATGGTGTTCTCGACGGGCGCCAGCGCGTAGCGGCAGCGCCCCCTCTCGGCCGCCTGGAACAGCGCATCGAAATCCCGGCAGGGGAGGATGTCGACCCGCGGCCCGAACAGGGATCGCGCCGCGAGCTCCGAGAAGGCGCCCCGCTCGCCCTGGATGGCGATCCGGGGGGGGCGCGCCCGGCTCATCGACGGCCGCCCGGGCCCTCCGCCAGGGCCTCCTCGAGCCGCCGCTCGAACACCTTCGAGGTGCTGAAGTCTTCGAGCTTCAGGGTGCGGCGGGGGTCTTCCGGAAGGGCGTCGGCCGGCACCAGGCCGACGATCTCGCTCGAGGCGATGGCGACCCCCCGGCCCGCGGCGAGCTCACGCACCCGCTCGAACACGGTGTGCAGGGACGTGGTCCTGAAGTCGGTCATGTTCATCGACACCTGCGCGGTCTGCCGGTCGTCGAGCAGGACGCCCATCGCCTTGACGCACGGGAGGCCGCCGCTGCTCTCCCGGATGGCGCGGGCGATGGTCCTGGCCAGCTCGAGGTCGTGAGACGCCAGGTTGATGTTGTAGGCGACCAGGAATTCACGGGCCCCCACCGCGACGCATCCGGCCGTCGGATGGACACGGTCCGGGCCGAAGTCGGGCTTCCAGAGCGGATCCTTGATCTTCTCCTGGAACCCCTCGAACTCCCCCTTGCGGATCTCCGCCAGGTTGCGGCGGTTCGGGGAGCTCGCGGCCTTCTCGTACAGGTACACCGGAAGCCCATGGCGGGCGGCGAGGGACGCGCCCAGATCGCGCGCCAGGCGCACGCACTCGTCCATGGTCACGCCGCGGATCGGGATCAGGGGAATGACGTCCACCGCCCCCATGCGCGGGTGCCCCCCCTGGTGGGCGCGCAGGTCGATGCGCCCGACGCAGGCCGCCACCATCGCCTCGAGGGCGGAGCGCACCGCTTCGGGGTGGCCGGCGAGGGTCAGGACCGAGCGATTGTGGTCCGGATCGGACGAGACATCGAGACAGGCGACGGGTCCGCCGCCAACGGCCGCGTCCACGATGGCCTCGATCACCTCGCGTCGCCGCCCTTCGCTGAAATTGGGGACGCTCTCGACGAGGAGGGAGGCCGGGGCCACCGCGCTTCCGGGGCGGCCCTGAGGCGCCATTCAGACCGCCTCGGGAGCGGGCTGACCCAGGGCCTCCACCAGCTTCACCGGGTTCCGCCCGAGGGGGCCTTCCCAGTCGGCCGCCAGCCGGGCCGCCGGACACCCGCCCTCGCCCCCGAGCCGCCGATCGAGCAGGCCGAGGTATTCGGATTCCTCCGGACAGCCCTGGTTGTTCAGGCCCTGCCGGGCCAGGCGGACGATCTCGATGAGCAGGTCCCGCGCCACCACCGTGCCGCGAGCGGGCGCGTCGCCTCGTCCGGATCCCGAAGCGGCGAGGCGGGCGGCGGGCCCCACGCGACAGGCGTCGTCGAGCAGCCGCTCGCGGTCCTTGAAGGCGAGATCGCGGACCATCTCCCAGGCGTGGCGCCGCGAGGCGCCGTCGTAGAGGATTCCTTTCAGGAGCGCCGCCAGGGCCAGGCAGGAGGCGGGCTCGCCCGAATCCATGCCGCGCACCTCGATGTACTTCTTGAGCCGCACCTCGGGGAACAGCGTCGAGAGATGCACGTCCCAGTCGGCCAGGGTCGGCCGCGTCCCGTTCAACCCCTTCTTGATGAACTTCCGGAACGTCATCCCTCCCGCGGGAAGATACTCCTCGCCGCGCACGACGAAGAACATCGGCACGTCGAGGGCGTAGTCCAGGTAGTCGGAGAACCCGGCGCGATCCTTGAACACGAACGGCAGGAGCCCGCAGCGGTCCGGGTCGGTGTCGCGCCAGGCCCAGGCGCGGTAGGACATGAAGCCGTTGAGCCGGCCGTCGCTGATGGGGGAGTTGGCGTACAGCGCCGTAAGGAGCGGCGAGATCCCCATCGCCGTGCGCAGCTTGTCGGCGGCGTCGATTTCACTGGCATAGTCCAGGTTGATCTGGATGCCGCAGGTCTGCTTCATCATGACCAGGGCGCGACTGCCGCGGCGCGGCAGGTACTCGCGCATGAGGGCGTAGCGCTTCTTGGGGATGAAGCCGATCTCATCGAGGGGGGTGAACGGCTGCACGCCGATGCCGAGCCAGGTGATGCCGTGCGGGCGCGAGGTCTCCTCGACCTCGGACACGAAGGCCATGAGCTCGTCCCTGAGCGAGGCCAGGTCGCGATGGACCGCCCCCGAGAGCTCGAGCTGCGCTCCCGGCTCGAGGGTGATGCGCGTGCCTCCTTTTTTCAGGGCGAGGATGCGGCCGCCCTCGAAGATCGGCTCCCAGCCGCGATGACGGGACAGCGTCGTGAGCAGGGTCTCGACGGAGGCCGGCCCCTCGAACGGCACGGCGCGCCCGTTGTCGCGGAACACGCCGGCCCTCTCGTACTCCAGGCCGATTCCCCACCGATCGCGAGGCTTGGATCCGCCGTCGAAATACCCGTGCAGATCCTCTTCCCGCGTGATGATCGGGTCCATGGGCCTCCCGGCAAAAAAGAGGAATTCTATCACCAGGTACGACGGCCCGGTCGGCGCCGCCCGGGGCGGTCCCGCGGGCCGGCCCACGGCTCGGACAGGCTCCTAGTTGTGGGACCAGGGTGGGGCGGGCTCGGAGGACTGGCCGCGGGATTCCTGCCAGTCCCGGTGGCGCTTCATGTAAAGGCCGGTGACCTCGTCTCCCGGCAGGCCGAGGCAGCGGGCGTATTCGCGCAGGAAACCGCGCACGAACACGGCGGCGGGCAGATCTCCGAAACGCTCCTCCTCGATCGCCTGCAGGTAGGCGCGCCGGATCTTGGTCTTCTCGGCGATGGTCTCGACCGCGAGGTTCAGGCGCTGCCTCGCCTCGCGGAGCTCGGCGCCGCTCCCGGGCGTGGGCTGGGCCTCCCCCTCCTGATGGCCGGGGAGACCGGGACCCTCCGGCGCGGTCGGGACCGGCGAGGGGGCGACGGACGCCGGCACGCCGGGCACGTCGGACTCGGGGGCAGGCTCGGCCCCGCCACCCGTTGCCGGAGAGCCCGGGGTCGCGACGGGGGCCGTCGGGCTCGCGTCTTCGGCCGGGGGTGCGACCGACTGGCCGCCCGCCAGCTCGAGCGCCGCTGGGGCCAGGCCGGGCGCGCCCGGGGCGGCATGCAGGCCGCGGACCTGGTCCTCCCGGAGCGCGCCTGAACCGAGGAGGCGCCGATCGTAGTCGGAGCGGCTTTCCAGGAAGATGAGCGTCCGGTAGGCGGCCTCGATGCGCCCCTGCAGATCGCGCAGGCCCGGCGCGTCCATGAGGGGCGAGAGGCACGTGGTGTCCGGGTCGTAGGTCTTCTTCAGCAGCTGGTACGCCGACTGGACCTCCTTGGGCGAGGCCTTGGGAACGACCTCCAGGACGCGGTAGTGATCGAGCCCGTCGAGGTCCTCCCATTCTTCGTCCGGGTCCCGCAGGGGGCCGACGCCCACGGACAGCAGCCGGGCGGCGGCACGGGAGATCTCCTTGGTGGACGCGGCGTTCGGATACTGCTGCGAGAGCGGCCGGCGCTTCTGCACGGCCTGGAGGACGGACAGGTCGTGCTCGATGATGCCGGCGGTCGCCAGGTTGACCCCGAAGCACTTTCTGAAGCCGCTGGCGAGGCAGGCGGACGCCTCCTCGTCCGCCTCGGTCCGCACCTGGTTCAGGAGGAGCTCGAGGCGCGTCCTCCTGATGACCGCGGCGATCGCGTCCCTGGCCGCCGCGTCGATCCCCTCCAGGCGCGTCATGAAGCTGCGGAAGCTGAGGCCGGCAGGATCGGCCCCGGACTCCCTGAGTCGCGCCTCGATGGCGGACATCTTCTCTCCCGTGACGGCGCGGACCACGCACCAGCGCAGGTACGCCTCCGTGAACAGGTAGGCCGATTCGAGCGCGGCCGGCTCCGGCGTCGTGACGAGGATGCCGATCGTCGCCTCCGCAAACGCGGCGACGGACGCCGGCCATCGACCCGAGCCGCAGTCGATCAGGATGTGATCGGCCGCCAGCGTGCTGAACTGACCCGCCACCTGCCGCACGAACGCCACCGGGTCGTCGCGCAGCTCGCCGCGCTGGAGACCGCCGATGATCCTCAGCTGAGCGGTCGGGGTCTCGCAGGCCAGCTCCGAAAGGAGCGCCGCCTTTCCCGAGGCCAGGTCGGACAGCGTCCGCGGCAGGCGCTGGTAGCCGAGAAAGGTCGGCAGGTTGCAGCCCTGCAGGTCGAGATCGACCAGGACCACCCGCCGCCCGGCGCGGGCCAGCTGGATCCCGAGGTTCGCCGCCAGCAGGGATCGGCCCACGCCTCCCTTGCCGCCCGCGAAGGCCCAGATGGACTGGCGCGCCTCGTGCGCGCCGGCCGGCTTCGCCGAAGTCGAAGGGTTCGTCGTGACGCCCGCCGTGCCCGTCGAGCTGTTCATCATGCCACCTTGTCCGTGATGTCCTTCTCTTCGAACTCCTCGCCGTCGAAACTGATCCGGCGGGCCTTTTCGTCCACCAGGGTGTCCAGATTGACCGGGCGACCCCAGACTCTCTGGATGTTCCTCAGGGTGTCCCGGGCATAGTCGTGCTTCAGCTCGGCCCCCTCGAACTTGTGCTGCAGCAGGAGCTCCCCCTTGTTCCGGAAATTGCCGTCCACCACGAAGATGAACGGCTGGCCGAAGTTCGTGAGCTGGAAGAGAAGGCGCTGTTTGACCTTCTTGAAGTCGCGGTCGCTGATCTGGTACATGCCGGTCTTGGGATTGAAGTCGTAGAGGAACAGCTTGTGCTCGCGGCAGAAGTCCTCGGTCAGGTAGTTGTCGATGAACGTGACGTCGGTGCAGTGCCGGCGGACTTCGAAAATCTTCTCCCTCCCGAGCCCCGCCTTGCGGTCCCAGCGGGCGCGCTCGACCAGATCCTCGCAGTCATCGAACTCCTTGCCGAAGCGCCCCTTGTTCCAGCGCTCCTCGATGTTGCGGTACAGCTCCACGCCCAGCTTGTAAGGGTTCAGACGGCCGCTCCGCCCGCCCAGGGTGCCC from Candidatus Polarisedimenticolia bacterium encodes the following:
- the pyk gene encoding pyruvate kinase, yielding MRRTKIIATLGPAVEGPEALASLLRAGLDVARLNLSHGSNADHRRAMARVRRAAAAAGRPVALLADLQGPKARIGLLAGGGPVRLQRGDRITLTPRGLAGRPGLIPTSYRRLAQDVRRGDPILLDDGRLELSVLRIRGDDVVCRVVTGGLLLEHKGMNLPRTSLSDASLTAKDRADLAFALRQGVDYVALSFVRSAEDVRRVRRLVARQGRDVALIAKLEVRQAVDRLGEILEAADGVMVARGDLGVEVPLERVPILQKTILREANRAGVIAITATQMLESMVAQPRPTRAEASDVANAIFDGTDAVMLSAETASGRFPARAVAVMDRIIREAEKAELRPETRMEASPGANREVQAVAHAASDAARQWQARAIVVYTQTGSTARILSKLKPPCPILAFAPSEGVRRRMALYWGVLPIHLAFSRNTDLMLRQGERALLAAGLLTRGQRVVVVSGTSPRAGATNIMKLHRMGQRL
- the pheA gene encoding prephenate dehydratase, which produces MSRARPPRIAIQGERGAFSELAARSLFGPRVDILPCRDFDALFQAAERGRCRYALAPVENTIAGSVNRVYDLLLDSPLQVVGEAIIRVSHSLIALPGVPLRAVRRVYSHPVALAQCEAFFRRHPRLTRTATYDTAGSVRLLREQGARDAAAIASELAARLYGARILKRGLEDHRANFTRFYLLSRDGRPIRRPDKTSLLFAAPHVPGALFRCMGVFALRDINLLKIESRPMAGRPWEYVFHVDFEGSPREARCRNALRHLEEVCDFVRVLGSYPRARTPRSR
- the ftcD gene encoding glutamate formimidoyltransferase, whose amino-acid sequence is MAPQGRPGSAVAPASLLVESVPNFSEGRRREVIEAIVDAAVGGGPVACLDVSSDPDHNRSVLTLAGHPEAVRSALEAMVAACVGRIDLRAHQGGHPRMGAVDVIPLIPIRGVTMDECVRLARDLGASLAARHGLPVYLYEKAASSPNRRNLAEIRKGEFEGFQEKIKDPLWKPDFGPDRVHPTAGCVAVGAREFLVAYNINLASHDLELARTIARAIRESSGGLPCVKAMGVLLDDRQTAQVSMNMTDFRTTSLHTVFERVRELAAGRGVAIASSEIVGLVPADALPEDPRRTLKLEDFSTSKVFERRLEEALAEGPGGRR
- a CDS encoding glutamate-cysteine ligase family protein, translated to MDPIITREEDLHGYFDGGSKPRDRWGIGLEYERAGVFRDNGRAVPFEGPASVETLLTTLSRHRGWEPIFEGGRILALKKGGTRITLEPGAQLELSGAVHRDLASLRDELMAFVSEVEETSRPHGITWLGIGVQPFTPLDEIGFIPKKRYALMREYLPRRGSRALVMMKQTCGIQINLDYASEIDAADKLRTAMGISPLLTALYANSPISDGRLNGFMSYRAWAWRDTDPDRCGLLPFVFKDRAGFSDYLDYALDVPMFFVVRGEEYLPAGGMTFRKFIKKGLNGTRPTLADWDVHLSTLFPEVRLKKYIEVRGMDSGEPASCLALAALLKGILYDGASRRHAWEMVRDLAFKDRERLLDDACRVGPAARLAASGSGRGDAPARGTVVARDLLIEIVRLARQGLNNQGCPEESEYLGLLDRRLGGEGGCPAARLAADWEGPLGRNPVKLVEALGQPAPEAV
- a CDS encoding helix-turn-helix domain-containing protein — protein: MMNSSTGTAGVTTNPSTSAKPAGAHEARQSIWAFAGGKGGVGRSLLAANLGIQLARAGRRVVLVDLDLQGCNLPTFLGYQRLPRTLSDLASGKAALLSELACETPTAQLRIIGGLQRGELRDDPVAFVRQVAGQFSTLAADHILIDCGSGRWPASVAAFAEATIGILVTTPEPAALESAYLFTEAYLRWCVVRAVTGEKMSAIEARLRESGADPAGLSFRSFMTRLEGIDAAARDAIAAVIRRTRLELLLNQVRTEADEEASACLASGFRKCFGVNLATAGIIEHDLSVLQAVQKRRPLSQQYPNAASTKEISRAAARLLSVGVGPLRDPDEEWEDLDGLDHYRVLEVVPKASPKEVQSAYQLLKKTYDPDTTCLSPLMDAPGLRDLQGRIEAAYRTLIFLESRSDYDRRLLGSGALREDQVRGLHAAPGAPGLAPAALELAGGQSVAPPAEDASPTAPVATPGSPATGGGAEPAPESDVPGVPASVAPSPVPTAPEGPGLPGHQEGEAQPTPGSGAELREARQRLNLAVETIAEKTKIRRAYLQAIEEERFGDLPAAVFVRGFLREYARCLGLPGDEVTGLYMKRHRDWQESRGQSSEPAPPWSHN